In Nanoarchaeota archaeon, the following proteins share a genomic window:
- a CDS encoding prefoldin subunit beta produces MTGPESYDIMQIFQEFQQELQSIIYQKEAMRMHLQELEASLKELSAAKSDVYKAMGAILIKATPELLAKELNDERELIEVRTKSLEKQEKIVREKLTALQNQVIQSQAARSGAAIPGSGVK; encoded by the coding sequence ATGACAGGACCCGAATCTTACGATATCATGCAAATTTTTCAGGAATTTCAGCAGGAGCTTCAAAGCATTATCTATCAGAAAGAAGCCATGCGCATGCATTTGCAGGAGCTTGAGGCTTCGTTAAAAGAGCTTTCTGCAGCCAAGAGCGACGTTTACAAGGCAATGGGCGCGATTTTAATCAAAGCAACTCCTGAACTGTTGGCAAAAGAGCTGAATGATGAGCGGGAATTGATTGAAGTGCGCACAAAATCCCTTGAAAAACAGGAAAAAATTGTTCGTGAAAAATTAACCGCGCTTCAGAACCAAGTAATACAGTCGCAGGCCGCAAGAAGCGGCGCTGCAATTCCGGGAAGCGGTGTGAAATGA